A genomic segment from Desulfonatronum lacustre DSM 10312 encodes:
- a CDS encoding phosphoribosylaminoimidazolesuccinocarboxamide synthase, protein MKILSQTSLPEIKLLSRGKVRDIYEVSADTLLIVTTDRMSAFDVVLPDPIPYKGVVLNKITLFWMDRMRAVVPNHLLAADVADFPKALHPYADQLEGRSVLVRKAAPLPVECIVRGYITGSGWKDYQDTGMVCGHQLPSGLQESQELIPPLFTPSTKAEVGEHDENISVAKAAELLGQERFAAVERISLDIYSQAREYAKGLGLIIADTKFEFGLVGDELLLIDEVLTPDSSRFWPQKGYAPGHSQPSFDKQYLRDWLTKSGWNKKAPGPNLPPDVVEQTRDRYLDAYAMLTGQRLELP, encoded by the coding sequence ATGAAAATCCTCAGTCAAACATCCCTGCCTGAAATTAAGCTGCTCTCCCGCGGCAAGGTTCGAGACATCTACGAAGTCTCAGCGGACACCCTGCTCATCGTAACCACGGACCGGATGTCCGCCTTCGACGTGGTCCTGCCCGATCCGATCCCTTACAAGGGCGTGGTCTTGAACAAAATCACCCTGTTCTGGATGGATCGGATGCGCGCCGTTGTCCCCAACCATCTCCTGGCCGCCGATGTCGCCGACTTTCCCAAGGCCCTGCACCCCTATGCGGACCAACTGGAAGGTCGGTCCGTGCTGGTCCGCAAGGCGGCCCCGCTGCCGGTGGAGTGCATCGTGCGCGGCTACATCACCGGCTCCGGCTGGAAGGACTACCAGGACACCGGCATGGTCTGCGGGCACCAACTCCCCTCGGGGCTCCAGGAATCCCAGGAACTGATCCCACCGCTGTTCACCCCCTCCACCAAGGCCGAGGTGGGCGAACACGATGAGAACATCTCCGTGGCCAAGGCCGCGGAACTCCTGGGGCAGGAGCGGTTCGCCGCCGTGGAGCGCATTTCCCTGGACATCTACTCCCAGGCTCGGGAATACGCCAAAGGCCTGGGCCTGATCATCGCGGACACCAAGTTCGAGTTCGGTCTCGTGGGCGACGAGCTGTTGCTCATCGACGAAGTCCTGACCCCGGACTCCTCCCGGTTCTGGCCCCAGAAGGGCTACGCTCCGGGCCATTCCCAGCCCAGCTTCGACAAACAATACCTGCGGGACTGGCTGACCAAAAGCGGCTGGAACAAAAAAGCGCCCGGCCCGAACCTGCCCCCGGACGTCGTTGAGCAGACCCGGGACCGCTACCTGGACGCCTACGCCATGCTCACCGGCCAACGGCTGGAACTTCCCTGA
- a CDS encoding enoyl-ACP reductase FabI, with translation MLVSGKKALIFGVANDRSIAYAIAKIFKNQGASIALNFVNAAIRKRVEPINEELGGDFIFPCDVTKDEEIASAAQIVAEKWGGVDILVHSVAFANRDDLAGRYVDTSRAGFALALDVSCYSLVTLCKAFEPQMSEGGSVMALSYYGAEKVIPNYNVMGVAKAALEASVRYLSVDMGARGVRVNAISSGPLKTLASSGISGMKQIFKHVEDRAPLKRNVTQEDAAGLALFLASDFSTCITGETIYVDAGYNIMGM, from the coding sequence ATGCTCGTATCCGGAAAAAAGGCACTGATCTTTGGCGTGGCCAACGATCGCAGCATCGCCTACGCCATCGCCAAGATCTTCAAGAATCAGGGCGCGTCCATCGCCCTGAACTTCGTCAACGCCGCCATCCGCAAACGGGTTGAGCCCATCAACGAGGAGTTGGGCGGGGACTTCATTTTTCCCTGCGACGTGACCAAGGACGAGGAAATCGCCTCCGCTGCCCAGATTGTCGCCGAAAAATGGGGCGGCGTGGACATCCTGGTCCATTCCGTGGCCTTCGCCAACCGGGACGACTTGGCCGGACGCTACGTGGACACCTCCCGCGCCGGCTTCGCCCTGGCCTTGGACGTGTCCTGCTACTCCCTGGTGACCCTGTGCAAGGCCTTCGAGCCCCAGATGTCCGAGGGCGGGTCGGTCATGGCGCTGAGCTACTACGGCGCGGAAAAGGTCATTCCCAACTACAACGTCATGGGCGTGGCCAAGGCCGCCCTGGAGGCCAGCGTCCGCTATCTGTCCGTGGACATGGGCGCGCGCGGGGTCCGGGTCAACGCCATCAGCTCCGGCCCGCTGAAAACCCTGGCCTCCTCGGGCATCTCCGGGATGAAGCAGATCTTCAAGCACGTCGAGGACCGCGCGCCCCTGAAGCGCAACGTGACCCAGGAAGACGCCGCCGGTCTGGCCTTGTTCCTGGCCTCGGACTTTTCCACCTGCATCACCGGAGAAACCATCTACGTGGACGCCGGCTATAACATCATGGGCATGTGA
- the hisD gene encoding histidinol dehydrogenase, whose amino-acid sequence MPCRELRYASKDDWRALNDWLKGRWSPDLSMEQRVRDILTQVREQGDEALVDYTRRFDCPDFQADMIRVPEADLSAALASIPSEDVAILEAAIGNVRGFHEQQVQRSWFQTKPDGTILGQMVRPVERVGLYVPGGQGGTTPLISSLIMNAVPAQVAGVDAVAAVSPPRADGTLDAYILATAALLGITEVYRLGSAWAVAALAFGTGTVPAVDVIAGPGNIYVTTAKRLLVGQVGIDMIAGPSEIAILADASANPEWVAADMLSQAEHDPLAASILVSDSQSLLDNVKAALSRQLAELPRSETAAQSLADWGALILVPDIRVGTELINLLAPEHLELCVDDPWRLLGLIRNAGAVFMGHHCPEPIGDYFAGPNHVLPTMGTARFTSGLSVDNFIKKSNIIATSCAYVAEHGPAVARLATLEGLDAHARSVLQRG is encoded by the coding sequence TTGCCGTGCCGTGAATTACGCTATGCCTCGAAGGACGACTGGCGGGCCTTGAATGATTGGCTCAAGGGGCGTTGGAGTCCGGATCTCTCCATGGAACAACGGGTTCGCGACATTTTAACCCAGGTCCGGGAACAAGGGGACGAGGCCCTGGTCGACTACACCCGCCGCTTTGACTGCCCCGACTTTCAGGCGGATATGATCCGCGTTCCAGAGGCCGATCTGTCCGCGGCCCTGGCCTCCATCCCTTCGGAAGACGTCGCCATCCTGGAAGCCGCCATCGGCAATGTGCGCGGTTTTCATGAGCAGCAGGTCCAACGCTCCTGGTTCCAGACCAAGCCGGACGGAACCATCCTCGGCCAGATGGTTCGGCCCGTGGAGCGGGTGGGCCTGTATGTTCCCGGGGGCCAGGGCGGGACCACGCCCTTGATTTCCAGCCTGATCATGAACGCCGTTCCGGCCCAGGTGGCCGGAGTGGACGCCGTGGCCGCGGTTTCCCCGCCCCGGGCCGATGGGACCCTGGACGCCTATATCCTGGCCACCGCGGCCCTGCTGGGCATCACCGAGGTCTACCGCCTGGGCAGCGCCTGGGCCGTGGCCGCTTTGGCCTTCGGCACCGGGACGGTACCGGCGGTGGACGTCATCGCCGGGCCGGGCAACATCTACGTGACCACGGCCAAGCGCCTGCTGGTGGGCCAGGTTGGCATCGACATGATCGCCGGGCCCAGCGAGATCGCCATCCTGGCCGACGCTTCCGCCAATCCCGAATGGGTGGCCGCTGACATGCTCTCCCAGGCCGAACACGACCCCCTGGCCGCCTCCATCCTCGTCTCCGACAGCCAGTCGCTCCTGGACAACGTCAAGGCCGCGCTCTCCAGGCAATTGGCGGAACTCCCGCGTTCGGAAACCGCCGCGCAATCCCTGGCTGACTGGGGCGCCCTGATCCTCGTGCCCGACATTCGTGTCGGCACGGAGTTGATCAACCTTCTGGCCCCGGAACACCTGGAACTGTGCGTGGACGATCCCTGGCGGCTTCTGGGACTGATCCGCAACGCCGGGGCCGTATTCATGGGCCATCACTGCCCGGAACCCATCGGCGACTACTTCGCCGGACCAAATCACGTCCTGCCCACCATGGGCACGGCTCGCTTCACTTCCGGCCTTTCCGTGGACAACTTCATCAAGAAATCCAACATAATCGCCACGTCGTGCGCGTATGTCGCCGAACACGGCCCGGCCGTGGCCCGACTGGCGACGCTGGAAGGGCTGGACGCCCACGCCCGCTCGGTTCTACAAAGAGGCTGA
- a CDS encoding type II toxin-antitoxin system HicB family antitoxin has protein sequence MRYSVNIQKTDEGYSVRVPGLPGCWSQGATEEEALENIKEAIEDYVHVMDLLSAEKEVRYVEVAHA, from the coding sequence ATGAGATATTCCGTAAATATCCAAAAAACCGATGAAGGATATTCCGTTCGGGTGCCCGGCCTCCCAGGGTGCTGGTCGCAAGGGGCCACGGAAGAAGAAGCCCTTGAGAATATCAAGGAAGCCATTGAGGACTATGTTCATGTCATGGACTTGCTGTCCGCGGAAAAGGAAGTACGGTACGTAGAAGTCGCTCATGCCTAA
- the lpxK gene encoding tetraacyldisaccharide 4'-kinase, whose translation MRLLSPPAALYRALMALRAAAYVRGVFSAWRPPRPCISVGNVRWGGTGKTPVCAWLLNWAAENNKQCVLLTRGYRAHPPRLPFLVESDASPHEAGDEPLLLARSNPAARIVVDPKRARAGKWAWDAWQPDLFLLDDGLQHMAVARDVNLALLTLQDLDTDWNRVVPSGPWREGPSALSRADAFLIKLPDLKMMNASLRERIDHQLGTYKKPIFFFTPLPLLLTNLRTGERRDDLPSQAEGRYLLFSGVADPLSVEHTASTFLGRKPVRFDAFADHHPFSAKDVARLAQKAATANTDHLVCTAKDAVKIRDVLPQEQEANRGPIQAPQWWSLDMSVRFAPFTTDAPRFEDWLERRLTQV comes from the coding sequence ATGCGTCTCCTCTCCCCACCTGCCGCGCTGTACCGCGCATTGATGGCCCTGCGCGCCGCCGCCTACGTCCGAGGCGTTTTCTCCGCATGGCGACCGCCCCGGCCCTGCATCAGCGTGGGCAACGTCCGCTGGGGCGGCACGGGCAAGACCCCGGTCTGCGCCTGGTTGCTGAATTGGGCCGCGGAGAACAACAAGCAATGCGTGCTGCTGACCCGCGGCTACCGCGCCCATCCTCCCCGCCTTCCTTTCCTTGTCGAATCGGACGCCTCCCCGCATGAAGCCGGTGACGAGCCATTGCTGCTGGCCCGTTCCAACCCGGCTGCCAGGATCGTGGTGGACCCCAAACGCGCCCGGGCCGGAAAATGGGCCTGGGACGCATGGCAACCGGATCTGTTCCTGCTGGACGACGGATTGCAGCACATGGCGGTGGCCCGGGACGTGAACTTGGCGCTGCTGACCCTCCAGGACCTGGACACCGACTGGAACAGAGTCGTGCCCAGCGGCCCCTGGCGCGAAGGCCCCTCCGCTCTGTCCCGGGCGGACGCCTTCCTGATCAAGCTGCCGGACCTGAAGATGATGAACGCCAGCCTACGGGAACGGATCGACCACCAGCTTGGAACGTACAAAAAACCGATCTTTTTTTTCACCCCGCTGCCCCTGCTCCTAACCAACCTCCGCACCGGAGAACGCCGGGATGATCTGCCCTCCCAAGCCGAGGGACGCTACCTCCTGTTCAGCGGCGTGGCCGACCCGTTGTCCGTGGAGCACACGGCTTCAACCTTCCTGGGCCGCAAGCCGGTCCGCTTCGACGCCTTTGCCGATCACCATCCCTTTTCCGCCAAGGACGTCGCCCGGCTGGCCCAAAAAGCCGCAACCGCAAACACGGATCACCTGGTCTGCACGGCCAAGGACGCCGTCAAAATCCGCGACGTACTGCCCCAGGAACAGGAGGCGAACCGAGGGCCGATCCAGGCGCCGCAGTGGTGGAGCCTGGACATGTCGGTCCGATTCGCGCCGTTCACCACCGACGCTCCCCGGTTCGAGGACTGGCTGGAACGCCGCTTGACCCAGGTATGA
- a CDS encoding cation:proton antiporter subunit C, with product MIEFIQGYYAYIFLAATFTIGLYGMMMKQNLMKKVLGMSVVAACTILFWIVSAYKEGAGVTVLDPRYGVENPELYLNPLPHTLMLTAIVVAVVTLGVALALLIGIYREFKTLDEPTLLERMK from the coding sequence ATGATCGAATTCATCCAAGGCTATTACGCCTACATCTTTCTGGCCGCTACGTTCACCATCGGACTTTACGGGATGATGATGAAGCAGAATCTGATGAAAAAAGTCCTGGGCATGTCCGTGGTCGCGGCCTGTACGATCTTGTTCTGGATTGTCAGCGCCTACAAGGAAGGGGCTGGCGTCACGGTCCTGGATCCGCGTTACGGCGTGGAAAATCCTGAGCTCTACCTCAATCCTCTGCCGCACACCCTGATGCTTACCGCCATCGTCGTGGCCGTGGTCACCCTGGGCGTGGCCCTGGCTTTGCTCATCGGCATCTACCGGGAATTCAAAACCCTTGACGAACCAACCCTCCTGGAGCGGATGAAATGA
- a CDS encoding complex I subunit 5 family protein, which produces MISSQAPVLIPITFLFAAMLVPLVGSVHRAAAHLTAVLGSALALYFSVIGMQATLAQGRISYHIAGWMPPIGIEFVLDPLSAFVCTLLCGVTFIVMVFGKRSVEYEIPQKEIAFYSLSMLLLGGLAGMVMTGDLFNLYVFLEIGALAGYALVAIGDKRAVVSAFRYLVMGTVGATFYLLGVALIFISTGTLNMADIAELMPLVQDSPAVIVGLVLIVLGTALKMALFPMHAWLPDAYTHASTTATALIAPIGTKVSAYVLLRVLFFVVDPDYLRNELDILAIIGYLGAIGIIWGSIMAICQSELKRMLAYSSVAQVGYIAVGIALASPLGFIGAILHALNHAVMKCCLFLVSGNMRLRLGHSSIPQMTNGLRKSMPWTSAAFTLAAISMIGLPPTAGFFGKWYLALGAIEQSHWIFLTALLISTILNVAYFFRVMERMYLKPQETGGVDYSEQTIARNEAPASMLIPTLFLAISLLVLGFANAWIVTNLIVPMIPGWL; this is translated from the coding sequence ATGATCAGCTCCCAAGCTCCCGTCCTCATCCCGATCACGTTCCTCTTCGCGGCCATGCTCGTCCCCCTGGTGGGGTCCGTGCATCGCGCCGCGGCGCACCTGACCGCGGTCCTGGGATCGGCCTTGGCCCTGTATTTTTCCGTAATCGGCATGCAGGCCACCCTGGCCCAGGGTCGGATCAGCTACCACATCGCCGGTTGGATGCCGCCCATCGGGATCGAATTCGTCCTGGACCCCCTCTCCGCCTTTGTCTGTACCCTGCTTTGCGGCGTGACCTTCATCGTGATGGTCTTCGGCAAACGCAGCGTGGAATACGAAATCCCCCAGAAAGAGATCGCCTTCTACAGTCTGTCCATGCTCCTCCTGGGCGGACTGGCCGGGATGGTGATGACCGGCGACCTCTTCAACCTCTACGTCTTCCTGGAGATCGGAGCACTGGCCGGATACGCCCTGGTCGCCATCGGCGACAAGCGGGCCGTGGTCTCGGCCTTCCGCTACCTGGTCATGGGCACCGTGGGCGCGACCTTCTACCTGTTGGGAGTGGCTCTGATTTTCATCAGCACCGGCACCCTGAACATGGCGGATATCGCCGAGCTGATGCCCCTGGTCCAGGATTCACCGGCAGTGATCGTCGGCCTGGTGCTCATCGTCCTGGGCACGGCCCTGAAGATGGCCTTGTTTCCGATGCACGCCTGGTTGCCGGACGCCTACACCCATGCCTCCACCACGGCCACGGCCTTGATCGCGCCCATCGGCACCAAGGTTTCGGCCTATGTCCTGTTACGGGTCCTGTTCTTCGTGGTGGACCCGGACTATCTGCGCAACGAACTGGATATCCTCGCGATCATCGGATACCTGGGCGCGATTGGAATCATCTGGGGCTCGATCATGGCCATCTGCCAGTCCGAGCTGAAGCGAATGCTGGCTTACAGCAGCGTGGCCCAGGTCGGGTACATCGCCGTGGGCATCGCCTTGGCCTCGCCCCTGGGCTTCATCGGGGCCATCCTGCACGCCCTGAATCATGCCGTGATGAAGTGCTGCCTCTTTTTGGTCAGCGGCAACATGCGCCTGCGCCTCGGCCACAGTTCCATCCCCCAGATGACCAACGGCCTGCGCAAATCCATGCCCTGGACGTCCGCGGCCTTCACCCTGGCCGCCATCTCCATGATCGGCCTGCCGCCCACGGCCGGCTTCTTCGGAAAGTGGTATCTGGCCCTGGGCGCCATTGAACAGTCCCACTGGATTTTCCTCACGGCCCTGCTGATCAGCACCATTCTCAACGTCGCCTATTTTTTCCGGGTGATGGAGCGGATGTACCTCAAACCGCAGGAAACCGGCGGCGTGGACTACAGCGAACAGACCATCGCCCGCAATGAAGCCCCGGCGTCCATGCTCATTCCAACCCTCTTTCTGGCCATCAGCCTCCTGGTGCTGGGCTTCGCCAACGCCTGGATCGTCACCAACCTCATCGTGCCCATGATCCCCGGCTGGCTCTAA
- a CDS encoding monovalent cation/H+ antiporter subunit D family protein: MHEIVTYTSSVPFLAVLVSLAAVPLIYASTNRPNMREFWTLAAAFIKFPLVLSLLPGVMAGEVAEFTIVQISASPDIALKLRADAVGMLFAVVASGLWILTSFYSIGYMRGANEKKQTRYFASFAVCLSATIGIAFSANLLTFLIFYEILSLATYPLVIHKENKEAMRSGRQYLLYAMSAGVVLIAAIGITYSIAGTLDFNPGGIFGGIVLDPVLIKVVFILFIAGVGVKAGIMPLQSWLPAAMVAPTPVSALLHAVAVVKAGVFGVIRVVGFIFGPEVMHEFSLNLILATFSGATVILASLIALNQDDLKRRLAYSTVGHLSYIVLGVALLTPEGFTGGLLHLSNHATTKICLFFCAGAIYVNLHKTKISQLDGIGRVMPWTMGAFTIGALGLAGVPPINAFVSKWFLCQGAMAADQTIILGIFLLSGLLNAAYFFPIVQRAFFRPGGKDLEKHGEASLFMVVPICIVATLSVVLGLQPNFILNMYDLAAGISQSVFQLPAIFTASGVWP; the protein is encoded by the coding sequence ATGCACGAAATCGTCACCTATACGTCCTCGGTTCCCTTTCTGGCGGTCCTGGTTTCCCTGGCAGCGGTCCCGCTGATCTATGCCAGCACCAACCGGCCGAACATGCGCGAGTTCTGGACCCTGGCCGCGGCGTTCATCAAGTTCCCGTTGGTTCTGTCCCTGCTGCCCGGCGTCATGGCCGGAGAAGTGGCGGAATTCACCATTGTCCAGATCTCGGCCTCTCCGGACATCGCCCTGAAGCTGCGGGCCGATGCCGTGGGCATGCTCTTCGCCGTGGTCGCTTCGGGCCTGTGGATTCTGACCTCGTTCTACTCCATCGGCTACATGCGCGGGGCCAATGAAAAAAAGCAGACCCGCTACTTCGCCAGCTTCGCGGTCTGCCTCTCGGCCACCATCGGCATCGCCTTTTCGGCCAACCTGCTTACCTTTTTGATTTTCTACGAAATCCTGTCCCTGGCCACCTATCCGTTGGTCATCCACAAGGAAAACAAGGAGGCCATGCGCTCCGGACGGCAGTATCTGCTCTACGCCATGTCCGCAGGCGTGGTGCTCATCGCGGCCATCGGGATCACCTATTCCATCGCCGGCACGCTGGATTTCAATCCCGGCGGAATCTTCGGCGGGATCGTGCTCGACCCCGTACTGATCAAGGTGGTCTTCATCCTGTTCATCGCCGGGGTGGGCGTAAAAGCCGGCATCATGCCCCTCCAGAGCTGGCTGCCCGCGGCCATGGTCGCTCCGACACCGGTCTCCGCCCTGCTCCATGCGGTGGCCGTGGTCAAGGCCGGGGTTTTCGGCGTAATCCGGGTCGTGGGGTTCATTTTCGGACCGGAAGTGATGCATGAATTCAGCCTGAACCTGATCCTGGCCACCTTCTCCGGAGCCACGGTCATCCTGGCATCGCTGATCGCCCTGAACCAGGACGACCTGAAACGTCGGCTGGCCTATTCCACGGTGGGGCACCTGTCCTACATCGTGCTCGGCGTGGCCCTGCTCACCCCCGAGGGCTTCACCGGCGGGCTGCTGCACCTCTCCAACCACGCCACGACCAAGATCTGCCTCTTTTTCTGCGCCGGAGCCATCTACGTCAATTTGCATAAGACCAAGATATCCCAGCTGGACGGCATCGGCAGGGTGATGCCCTGGACCATGGGGGCCTTCACCATCGGGGCCCTGGGCCTGGCCGGCGTGCCGCCCATCAACGCCTTTGTCAGTAAATGGTTCCTCTGTCAGGGGGCCATGGCCGCGGACCAGACCATCATCCTGGGCATCTTCCTGCTCAGCGGTCTGCTCAACGCCGCCTACTTCTTTCCCATCGTTCAGCGGGCTTTCTTCCGCCCCGGCGGCAAGGACCTGGAAAAGCATGGGGAGGCCTCGCTGTTCATGGTCGTGCCCATCTGCATCGTCGCCACGTTGTCCGTCGTGCTGGGCCTGCAGCCCAATTTTATTCTCAACATGTATGACCTGGCAGCGGGCATCTCGCAAAGCGTCTTCCAGCTGCCGGCAATCTTCACCGCTTCGGGAGTCTGGCCATGA
- a CDS encoding type II toxin-antitoxin system HicA family toxin — MPKLAGINHQRAVKAFEKCGFRVVRTRKHITMTNGERILTIPRANPVDAFTMGGIIRDAGLTVDEFKKLV, encoded by the coding sequence ATGCCTAAACTTGCCGGGATCAACCACCAACGAGCCGTTAAAGCTTTTGAAAAATGCGGCTTCCGGGTTGTTCGAACAAGAAAACATATCACCATGACCAACGGCGAGAGGATTCTGACCATCCCTCGCGCAAATCCCGTGGATGCCTTCACCATGGGCGGAATTATCAGGGATGCGGGGTTGACGGTTGACGAGTTCAAAAAACTTGTCTGA
- a CDS encoding Na(+)/H(+) antiporter subunit D, which yields MPIELPPVLVMWLGLIILPLLPKNARPAAFLAFPIAALILILTIPLGTVVTMPFAHYELVVLQVTQLSRVFGIIFALIAFFCGVYALHMRETGQQAAALLYAGGALGVTFCGDFFTLLVCWEIMAAGSTYLIWAQRTKSSQQAGMRYLLYHLFGGSLLLAGIIVHAQSTGSLLLPESGFAPGESLAAWLMFFGVMINAAMVPLHAWLPDAYPKATITGACVLSAFTTKVAVYVAIVLFPGWPILMIMGVAMALWGVSYAFLANDIRAILSYHIISQVGYMIAAVGIGTELALNGAAAFAFSNILYKTLMFMATGAVLYAAGTSKLSELGALASRMKWVLVLYMVGALSISGFPLFMGFISKTMIITAAGESSAYAVKFLLIFASVGTFLSVGIKLPYYTWFHEEKTHHAQLRPIPTGMFAAMTGVAVLCVIYGVFPGLLYAELPYFMDFTPFAIPLLVETTQILIFTFLGFWLVRAKLTPKDKISLDVDWFYRRLAPYLRRFFIGWVNVFFDTAERLSFRFADFVSFLSSDPMHVLRTLHRPLRDFDADADRQPLSTPITLTLLVTVAVAAWSLWR from the coding sequence ATGCCCATTGAACTGCCTCCGGTTCTCGTCATGTGGCTGGGGCTGATCATCCTGCCCCTGTTGCCCAAGAACGCCCGGCCCGCGGCCTTCCTGGCATTCCCCATCGCCGCGTTGATCCTCATCCTGACCATTCCCCTGGGAACCGTGGTCACCATGCCCTTTGCCCATTACGAGTTGGTGGTCCTCCAGGTCACCCAGCTCAGTCGGGTCTTTGGGATCATCTTCGCCCTGATCGCCTTTTTCTGCGGGGTGTACGCCCTGCACATGCGCGAAACCGGGCAACAGGCCGCGGCCCTGCTGTACGCCGGCGGCGCCCTGGGCGTGACCTTTTGCGGCGACTTCTTCACCCTGCTGGTCTGCTGGGAAATCATGGCCGCCGGTTCCACCTATCTGATCTGGGCGCAGCGCACCAAGTCCTCCCAGCAGGCCGGTATGCGCTACCTGCTGTACCACCTGTTCGGCGGGAGTCTCCTGCTGGCGGGAATCATCGTCCACGCCCAGTCCACCGGCTCGCTCTTGTTGCCTGAAAGTGGATTCGCTCCCGGTGAATCCCTGGCCGCCTGGCTGATGTTCTTCGGCGTGATGATCAACGCGGCCATGGTCCCCCTGCATGCCTGGCTGCCGGACGCCTATCCCAAGGCGACCATCACCGGAGCCTGCGTTCTCAGCGCCTTCACCACCAAGGTCGCGGTCTACGTGGCCATCGTCCTCTTTCCCGGCTGGCCGATCCTGATGATCATGGGCGTGGCCATGGCCCTCTGGGGCGTGAGTTACGCGTTTTTGGCCAACGATATTCGGGCAATTCTCTCCTACCATATCATCAGCCAGGTCGGATACATGATCGCCGCCGTGGGCATCGGCACGGAATTGGCCCTCAACGGCGCCGCGGCCTTTGCCTTCAGCAATATCCTGTATAAGACCCTGATGTTCATGGCCACCGGCGCCGTGCTCTACGCAGCGGGCACCAGCAAGCTCAGCGAGTTGGGAGCCCTGGCGTCGCGGATGAAATGGGTCCTGGTCCTGTACATGGTCGGGGCTCTGTCCATCTCCGGCTTTCCGCTGTTCATGGGCTTTATCAGCAAGACCATGATCATCACCGCGGCCGGGGAAAGCTCCGCCTACGCCGTGAAGTTCCTGCTCATCTTCGCTTCCGTGGGCACGTTTCTCTCCGTCGGCATCAAGCTGCCCTACTATACTTGGTTCCATGAAGAGAAAACGCACCACGCCCAGCTGCGGCCCATCCCCACGGGCATGTTCGCGGCCATGACCGGCGTGGCCGTGCTCTGCGTGATCTACGGCGTCTTTCCCGGGCTGCTCTATGCCGAACTGCCCTATTTCATGGACTTCACCCCGTTCGCCATCCCATTGCTGGTGGAAACCACTCAGATCCTGATCTTCACGTTCCTCGGGTTCTGGCTGGTCCGGGCCAAGCTGACGCCCAAGGACAAGATCTCCCTGGACGTGGACTGGTTCTATCGCCGCTTGGCCCCGTACCTGCGCCGGTTCTTCATCGGCTGGGTGAACGTCTTCTTCGACACCGCGGAACGACTGAGCTTCCGCTTCGCCGACTTCGTATCCTTCCTTTCCTCGGACCCCATGCATGTTTTGCGTACCCTGCATCGACCGTTGCGCGACTTCGACGCGGACGCCGACCGTCAGCCCTTGAGCACGCCCATCACCCTGACCCTGCTGGTCACGGTTGCCGTAGCAGCCTGGAGCCTCTGGCGCTGA
- a CDS encoding ABC transporter permease: MRLSPLNQRRWANFRKNRRGYWSLWIFLVLFLTTLGADFIANEKPLLVRYDAQWFFPIFQVYPETAFGGDFPIEAYYRDPFVADLIREKGWMLWPPIAYSHQTVNFNLDVPAPSPPSWENWLGTDDQGRDVLARVIYGFRISVLFGLLLTLSSTVIGIAAGAVQGYFGGWTDLLFQRFMEIWSGLPLLYLIIILSALIEPSFWWLLLIMLLFSWMALVGVVRAEFLRTRNFDYVRAARALGVGNLTIMFRHILPNAMVATLTFLPFILNGSITTLTSLDFLGFGLPPGSPSLGELLAQGKANLQAPWLGITAFMVLAVMLSLLIFIGEAARDAFDPRKKTV, from the coding sequence ATGCGTCTGAGCCCCCTGAATCAACGCCGCTGGGCCAATTTCCGGAAGAACCGGCGCGGGTATTGGTCGCTGTGGATCTTTCTGGTCTTGTTCCTGACCACCCTGGGCGCGGACTTCATCGCCAATGAAAAGCCGCTCCTGGTCCGCTACGACGCGCAGTGGTTCTTCCCAATTTTCCAGGTTTATCCGGAAACCGCCTTTGGCGGGGACTTCCCCATTGAGGCCTATTATCGCGACCCGTTCGTGGCCGACCTGATCCGGGAAAAGGGCTGGATGCTCTGGCCGCCCATCGCCTACAGCCACCAGACCGTGAATTTCAACCTGGACGTCCCGGCCCCCTCCCCGCCCAGCTGGGAAAACTGGCTCGGCACCGACGACCAGGGCCGGGACGTGCTGGCCCGGGTCATTTATGGCTTTCGGATTTCCGTGCTGTTCGGCCTGCTCCTGACCCTTTCCAGTACGGTCATCGGCATTGCCGCCGGGGCGGTCCAGGGCTATTTCGGCGGCTGGACCGACCTGCTCTTCCAGCGGTTCATGGAAATCTGGTCCGGCCTGCCCCTGCTCTACCTGATCATCATCCTCTCGGCCCTGATCGAGCCCAGTTTCTGGTGGCTGCTGCTGATCATGCTGCTTTTTTCCTGGATGGCCCTGGTGGGCGTGGTCCGGGCGGAATTCCTGCGGACCCGCAATTTCGACTATGTCCGGGCGGCCCGGGCCCTGGGCGTTGGCAACCTGACCATCATGTTCCGGCACATCCTTCCCAACGCCATGGTGGCCACCCTGACCTTCCTGCCCTTCATCCTCAACGGCTCCATCACCACCCTGACGTCCCTGGACTTCCTCGGCTTCGGCCTGCCGCCGGGCTCCCCGTCCCTGGGGGAACTCCTGGCCCAGGGCAAGGCCAACCTCCAGGCCCCCTGGCTGGGCATCACCGCCTTCATGGTCCTGGCCGTAATGCTCAGCCTGCTGATCTTCATCGGCGAGGCAGCCAGGGACGCTTTTGATCCGAGGAAGAAGACGGTATGA